In the genome of Dickeya fangzhongdai, one region contains:
- the tssJ gene encoding type VI secretion system lipoprotein TssJ, with translation MLRALWLCALILLLPGCSTLGKMAKVAANPDIQIGSNDNQPSTVGFSLVAEPDVNPSESGEAAPIEFQLVMLAEDSRLLATDYDQVTTDIEKALAKNYVSHQDYTLLPGQFKYLPPVKLDEKVHYIGVIAKYADPDSAEWRKVVKLKNTGRTYQLLVHLRREEVEIKKDQEEE, from the coding sequence ATGCTGCGAGCCTTATGGTTATGCGCCTTGATCCTGCTGCTTCCCGGCTGTTCCACGCTCGGCAAGATGGCGAAGGTGGCGGCCAATCCGGATATTCAGATAGGCAGCAACGATAACCAGCCGTCCACCGTCGGTTTCAGCCTGGTGGCGGAACCGGACGTTAACCCCAGCGAAAGCGGCGAAGCGGCGCCAATCGAGTTTCAACTGGTGATGCTGGCGGAAGACTCCCGTCTGCTGGCCACCGATTACGATCAGGTGACCACCGATATCGAAAAAGCGCTGGCCAAGAATTACGTCAGTCATCAGGACTACACGCTGCTGCCGGGGCAGTTCAAATACCTGCCGCCGGTCAAGCTGGATGAGAAAGTGCATTACATCGGGGTGATCGCCAAGTACGCCGATCCGGACAGCGCCGAGTGGCGCAAGGTTGTCAAGCTGAAAAACACCGGCCGCACTTATCAGCTTCTGGTGCATCTGCGCCGTGAAGAAGTCGAAATCAAGAAAGATCAAGAAGAAGAATAA
- the tssK gene encoding type VI secretion system baseplate subunit TssK — translation MSSRNRIIWREGLFIKPQHFQQQQRHTDYALHARLSALSDYFYGLQSLAINEEYLNFGRIALVNATGVMPDGTVFNIPGDDALPQPLEVTDVALANQKVYLALPLAVNGVSEVGQTGAGVATRLQSHRHDVRDLHSEGGDVVSVEVGKVSLRLMLERDDRSAYASLAIANILDKRPDGGLVLDPNFMPCSISVTAIPSLKRFLGESAGLVAERARSLSQRIAAPGQQGVADVAEFMMLQLLNRAQPQLSHLARLGTLHPERLHEALVQLCGELMTFTDESRLPPEFPAYRHEHQQSSFEPLMMALRQALSTVLSPRAVSIQMKAQPYGVRVALVGDAELMTSAEFVLAVRARMPQEHLRKQLLQQTKIASSDKIRELISLQLPGVPLLPLPVAPRQLPYHAGYSYFQLDRQSPAWKSLVTSNTLAFHIAGEFPELDMQLWAIRGQ, via the coding sequence ATGTCGAGCCGAAATCGGATTATTTGGCGGGAAGGGCTGTTCATCAAGCCGCAGCATTTCCAGCAACAGCAAAGACACACGGACTACGCGCTGCATGCCCGTCTTAGCGCGCTCAGCGATTATTTTTATGGCCTGCAGTCGCTGGCGATCAACGAGGAATACCTCAACTTCGGGCGCATCGCGCTGGTGAACGCCACCGGCGTGATGCCGGACGGCACGGTATTCAACATTCCGGGGGATGACGCGCTGCCGCAGCCGCTGGAGGTAACCGATGTGGCGCTGGCTAACCAGAAAGTCTATCTGGCGTTGCCGCTGGCGGTGAACGGCGTCAGCGAGGTGGGACAAACGGGCGCCGGCGTCGCCACCCGTTTGCAGTCGCACCGCCATGATGTGCGCGATTTGCACAGCGAAGGCGGCGACGTGGTGTCGGTGGAAGTGGGCAAGGTCAGCCTGCGGCTGATGCTGGAACGCGATGACCGCAGCGCCTACGCCTCGCTGGCGATTGCCAATATTCTCGATAAGCGGCCGGACGGCGGTCTGGTGCTGGACCCCAATTTCATGCCGTGCAGCATCAGCGTCACCGCCATTCCGAGCCTGAAACGCTTTTTGGGCGAGTCCGCCGGTCTGGTGGCGGAACGCGCCCGCAGTCTGTCTCAGCGCATCGCCGCGCCGGGTCAGCAAGGGGTGGCGGACGTGGCGGAATTCATGATGCTGCAACTGCTTAACCGCGCTCAGCCGCAGCTATCGCATCTGGCGCGCCTCGGTACGCTGCACCCGGAGCGGCTGCACGAAGCGCTGGTGCAGCTGTGCGGCGAACTGATGACCTTTACCGACGAGTCACGCCTGCCGCCGGAGTTTCCCGCCTACCGTCACGAGCATCAGCAATCCAGCTTTGAGCCGCTGATGATGGCGCTGCGTCAGGCGCTGAGCACCGTACTGTCGCCGCGTGCGGTGTCGATCCAGATGAAGGCGCAGCCTTACGGCGTGCGGGTGGCGCTGGTGGGCGACGCCGAGCTGATGACCAGCGCCGAATTTGTGCTGGCGGTGCGCGCCCGTATGCCGCAGGAGCATTTGCGCAAACAGCTGTTGCAGCAAACCAAGATCGCCTCCAGCGACAAAATCCGCGAACTCATCAGCCTGCAACTGCCCGGCGTGCCGCTGCTGCCGCTGCCGGTGGCGCCGCGTCAGCTGCCGTATCACGCCGGCTACAGCTACTTCCAGCTGGACAGACAAAGCCCGGCCTGGAAATCGCTGGTCACCAGCAACACGCTGGCGTTCCACATCGCCGGCGAGTTCCCGGAACTGGACATGCAACTGTGGGCCATCCGCGGCCAGTAG
- the icmH gene encoding type IVB secretion system protein IcmH/DotU — protein sequence MSTDIIKSDQLGDLLYDNARQLDMDSDYWFRLRGQSINPMIDAVTPLLGMVERVRQLSEYDGVAELYQRVQSEIQAIEQELHSHGYENGVILSFRYILCTFIDEAVMGREWGGQSVWSAHSLLTRFHNETWGGEKVFVLLEKLLDDPTRYRDILEFIYLCLCLGFEGRYRVMTQGREELDRVVRRLHDTLRPEPENPPTVFHLNLGQQASRYQLRKQISLRTLFIGLCVVMAAAFGLYHYQLTNQTQDVLRQLGELLQ from the coding sequence GTGAGTACCGACATCATCAAAAGCGATCAGTTGGGCGACCTGCTGTATGACAACGCCCGGCAACTGGATATGGATTCCGATTACTGGTTTCGCCTGCGCGGGCAGAGCATCAACCCGATGATCGACGCCGTTACCCCGCTGCTGGGCATGGTGGAGCGGGTGCGTCAGCTGTCTGAATACGACGGCGTGGCGGAGCTATACCAGCGCGTGCAGTCCGAAATTCAGGCTATTGAGCAGGAACTGCATTCCCACGGTTACGAAAACGGCGTGATCTTGTCGTTTCGCTACATTCTGTGCACCTTCATCGACGAAGCGGTGATGGGGCGGGAGTGGGGCGGTCAGAGCGTATGGTCCGCCCATTCGCTGCTGACCCGTTTCCACAATGAAACCTGGGGCGGCGAGAAGGTGTTCGTGTTGCTGGAGAAGCTGCTGGATGACCCGACGCGCTACCGCGACATTCTGGAGTTTATCTACCTGTGTCTGTGCCTCGGTTTCGAAGGCCGCTACCGGGTGATGACTCAGGGACGCGAAGAGCTGGATCGGGTGGTGCGCCGTTTGCACGACACCCTGCGTCCGGAGCCGGAAAATCCGCCGACGGTATTCCACCTCAATCTGGGGCAGCAGGCTTCCCGTTACCAACTGCGTAAACAGATTTCGCTGCGCACGCTGTTCATCGGCCTGTGCGTGGTGATGGCCGCGGCGTTTGGCCTCTATCACTACCAGCTAACCAACCAGACCCAGGACGTGCTGCGTCAGCTGGGAGAATTATTACAATAA
- the tssH gene encoding type VI secretion system ATPase TssH: MIRIELPILVERLNPLCRHMMEEAAALCIQHQGAEIRIEHLLLKMLETPLCDVRQILKRAGMDVDELAALLQPNAADKGFESGYPSFSPLLVEWLQDSWLLASAELQHARLRSGVLLLVLLMTPTRYLSAAVTRQLAQINRELLRQQFDEWVKDSAETDVVSAAGATPEQAAAATTQLSRYTQNVTESARQGKLDPVLCRDREIDLMIDILSRRRKNNPIVVGEAGVGKSALIEGLALRIVAGLVPERLRDVELLTLDLGAMQAGASVKGEFEKRFKGVMQEVKEAPKPVVLFIDEAHTLIGAGNQAGGLDVSNLLKPALARGELRTIAATTWSEYKKYVEKDAALSRRFQLVKVGEPNVDEATVILRGLRSIYEQSHGVLIDEEALQAAANLSARYISGRQLPDKAIDVLDTACARVAINLTTPPRAVSQLQTRLHQQALEIAQLERQGRIGLGDTAERLATLRDASETDAATLAQLEADWQRQKTLVQQIVTLRTALLADEAPEDFDAAAAAAELADSERALAELQQPSVLVSPHVDKTQIASVIAEWTGVPLNRISQGELDVVTRLPDYLGDSIKGQQLAIAQLHKHLLTARADLRRPGRPLGAFLLVGPSGVGKTETVVQIADLMFGGRNYLTTINMSEYQEKHTVSRLIGSPPGYVGFGEGGVLTEAIRQKPYSVVLLDEVEKAHPDVLNLFYQAFDKGELADGEGRVIDCRNVVFFLTSNLGFQTIVNFAEHVNVADRPGELLDALYPELAAFFKPALLARMEVIPYLPLDHDTLVAIVQGKLSRLVTLLQQRFGAEVVIDASVPEEILRLANRSENGARMLESVIDGALLPPVSLQLLQRMSAGQPVSRIHFRVEDGQFRSEVEG; encoded by the coding sequence GTGATTCGAATCGAACTGCCGATCCTGGTTGAGCGACTCAACCCGCTGTGCCGCCACATGATGGAAGAGGCGGCGGCGCTGTGCATTCAGCATCAGGGCGCGGAGATCCGCATTGAGCACCTGCTGCTGAAAATGCTGGAGACGCCGTTGTGCGATGTGCGTCAGATCCTTAAACGCGCCGGGATGGATGTTGACGAACTGGCGGCATTGCTGCAGCCCAATGCCGCGGACAAAGGGTTTGAGTCGGGCTATCCCTCGTTTTCGCCGCTGCTGGTGGAGTGGTTGCAGGACAGCTGGCTGCTGGCCTCGGCGGAACTCCAGCACGCCCGTCTGCGCAGCGGCGTGCTGCTGCTGGTGCTGCTGATGACGCCGACGCGTTATCTGTCGGCGGCGGTGACCCGCCAGCTGGCGCAGATTAACCGCGAACTGCTGCGTCAGCAGTTTGACGAATGGGTGAAAGATTCAGCGGAAACCGACGTGGTTTCCGCCGCTGGCGCGACGCCGGAGCAGGCGGCTGCGGCCACCACCCAACTGTCCCGCTATACCCAGAATGTCACCGAGTCCGCCCGTCAGGGCAAGCTGGACCCGGTATTGTGCCGCGATCGTGAAATCGACCTGATGATCGATATTCTGTCCCGTCGTCGTAAAAATAACCCGATCGTGGTCGGCGAGGCCGGGGTGGGTAAAAGCGCGCTGATTGAAGGACTGGCGCTGCGCATTGTCGCCGGTCTGGTGCCGGAACGGCTGCGCGATGTGGAACTGCTGACGCTGGATTTGGGCGCGATGCAGGCCGGCGCGTCGGTGAAAGGCGAGTTCGAGAAGCGTTTCAAAGGCGTGATGCAGGAAGTGAAAGAGGCGCCGAAACCGGTTGTCCTGTTCATCGACGAAGCCCACACGTTGATTGGCGCCGGCAATCAGGCCGGCGGTCTGGACGTGTCCAACCTGCTTAAACCGGCGCTGGCGCGCGGCGAACTGCGCACCATCGCCGCCACCACCTGGAGCGAATACAAGAAATACGTGGAGAAAGACGCCGCGCTGTCGCGTCGCTTCCAACTGGTAAAAGTGGGTGAGCCGAACGTCGACGAAGCCACGGTGATTTTGCGCGGGTTGCGCAGCATTTACGAACAATCGCACGGCGTATTGATCGACGAAGAAGCCCTGCAGGCGGCGGCCAATCTATCTGCCCGTTATATCTCCGGGCGTCAGTTGCCGGACAAAGCGATCGACGTGCTGGATACCGCCTGCGCGCGCGTCGCAATCAACCTGACCACGCCGCCGCGCGCGGTCAGCCAGTTGCAGACCCGTTTACATCAGCAGGCGTTGGAAATCGCCCAACTGGAGCGTCAGGGCCGCATCGGCCTGGGCGATACGGCGGAGCGGCTGGCGACGCTGCGTGACGCCAGCGAAACGGATGCGGCGACGCTGGCGCAACTGGAAGCCGACTGGCAGCGGCAGAAAACGCTGGTGCAGCAGATCGTCACCCTGCGCACCGCGCTGCTGGCCGATGAAGCGCCGGAAGATTTCGATGCCGCCGCCGCGGCGGCTGAACTGGCCGACAGCGAGCGAGCATTGGCCGAACTGCAACAGCCGTCGGTGCTGGTGTCCCCGCATGTGGATAAAACCCAGATTGCGTCGGTGATCGCCGAGTGGACCGGGGTGCCGTTGAACCGGATTTCCCAGGGCGAGCTGGACGTAGTCACCCGTCTGCCGGATTACCTCGGCGACAGCATCAAAGGGCAGCAACTGGCGATCGCCCAGTTGCACAAGCACCTGCTGACCGCGCGCGCCGACCTGCGCCGTCCCGGTCGACCGCTGGGCGCGTTTTTGCTGGTGGGGCCGAGCGGCGTGGGTAAGACCGAAACCGTGGTGCAGATTGCCGATCTGATGTTCGGCGGCCGTAATTATCTCACCACCATCAACATGTCCGAGTACCAGGAGAAGCACACGGTTTCCCGCTTGATCGGTTCGCCGCCGGGGTATGTCGGCTTTGGCGAAGGCGGGGTGCTGACCGAGGCCATTCGCCAGAAACCCTACTCGGTGGTGCTGCTGGATGAAGTGGAAAAAGCCCATCCGGACGTGCTCAACCTGTTCTATCAGGCGTTTGACAAGGGCGAACTGGCCGATGGCGAAGGGCGGGTGATCGACTGCCGCAATGTGGTGTTCTTCCTGACCTCCAACCTGGGGTTCCAGACGATTGTCAATTTTGCCGAGCACGTCAATGTTGCGGATCGACCGGGCGAACTGCTGGATGCGCTCTATCCGGAACTGGCGGCGTTCTTCAAACCGGCGTTGCTGGCGCGCATGGAAGTGATTCCCTACCTGCCGTTGGATCACGACACGTTGGTGGCGATCGTGCAGGGCAAACTGTCCCGTCTGGTTACGTTGCTGCAGCAACGCTTTGGCGCCGAGGTGGTTATCGACGCGTCGGTGCCGGAAGAGATCCTGCGTCTGGCGAACCGCAGCGAGAACGGCGCGCGCATGCTGGAGTCGGTGATCGACGGCGCACTGTTGCCGCCGGTGTCGTTGCAATTGCTGCAACGCATGTCGGCCGGTCAGCCGGTCAGCCGCATTCATTTCCGGGTGGAAGACGGCCAGTTCCGGTCCGAGGTGGAGGGCTGA
- a CDS encoding sigma-54 interaction domain-containing protein, with amino-acid sequence MQSALDLALSLTRHRDEAGLCDWLMSTLRAAWQPQGALLGMVDVSGRQLICSGWVHHAPLSLSLGVDDFSHPLAYVLLKNQTRSWTSLYGGARIEHGGFRQLLTDAGAACGLYAMPLQADNGKPLAVLALLDTPERLQALGKHGDCAQLAQVFCRQLALIRDLGRSRREQTALRDSLRQIKDEGALRREREKRVAAGLIGQSGAVRQLHQQICQAASHRLSVLIHGETGAGKEVVARLLHQCSDRAERPFIAINCAAIPENLIESELFGYEKGAFSGAQSNKVGLVAQANGGTLFLDEVGDMPPLMQAKLLRVLETHSFRPLGAGQEQHSDFRLIAATHQPLEQRVAEGQFRQDLYHRLCQCLVQVAPLRDRPDDISLLCEHFIGQFARQQQKNLGPLHRAFLKQLVGYDFPGNVRELKNLLEVACAHTPQGQPIRLESLPPELRERVCGETAADSDAFHHIQDLRIATQQYEAAVIAARLRQFQGNRLLVAESLNIPKRTLDHKCQKLEVN; translated from the coding sequence ATGCAATCAGCCCTCGATCTGGCGCTCTCGCTGACCCGTCACCGGGATGAAGCCGGCCTGTGCGACTGGCTGATGAGCACGCTGCGTGCCGCATGGCAGCCGCAGGGCGCGCTGCTGGGGATGGTGGATGTCAGCGGGCGCCAGTTGATATGCAGCGGCTGGGTGCATCACGCGCCGCTGTCGCTGTCGCTTGGCGTGGATGATTTCAGTCATCCGCTGGCTTATGTGTTGCTCAAGAATCAAACGCGCAGCTGGACGTCGCTGTACGGCGGCGCGCGTATCGAACATGGCGGTTTTCGCCAGTTGCTGACCGACGCGGGCGCCGCCTGCGGCCTGTACGCCATGCCGTTGCAGGCGGACAACGGCAAACCGCTGGCGGTGCTGGCGCTGCTGGATACGCCGGAACGGCTGCAGGCGCTGGGGAAACATGGCGATTGCGCGCAACTGGCGCAGGTGTTTTGTCGTCAACTGGCGCTGATCCGCGATCTGGGCCGCAGCCGGCGCGAACAGACCGCGCTGCGCGATTCGCTGCGCCAGATTAAAGACGAAGGCGCGCTGCGGCGTGAGCGGGAAAAACGGGTGGCCGCCGGGCTGATTGGTCAGTCCGGCGCGGTGCGACAACTGCATCAGCAGATTTGTCAGGCGGCCAGCCACCGGTTATCGGTGCTGATTCACGGCGAAACCGGTGCCGGCAAAGAGGTGGTGGCCCGGCTGTTGCACCAGTGCTCCGATCGCGCCGAGCGGCCGTTTATCGCCATCAACTGCGCCGCTATTCCGGAAAACCTGATTGAAAGCGAGCTGTTCGGCTATGAGAAAGGCGCGTTTTCCGGCGCGCAGAGCAACAAGGTCGGGCTGGTGGCGCAAGCCAACGGCGGCACGCTGTTTCTGGATGAAGTGGGCGATATGCCGCCGCTGATGCAGGCCAAGCTGTTGCGGGTGTTGGAAACGCACAGCTTCCGGCCGCTGGGCGCCGGGCAGGAGCAACATTCCGATTTCCGGCTGATCGCCGCCACGCATCAACCGCTGGAGCAACGGGTGGCCGAAGGCCAGTTCCGTCAGGATCTCTATCATCGGCTGTGCCAGTGTCTGGTGCAGGTAGCGCCGCTGCGCGATCGCCCGGACGACATCAGCCTGCTGTGCGAACACTTTATCGGGCAGTTCGCCCGCCAGCAGCAGAAAAACCTGGGGCCGTTGCACCGTGCATTTCTTAAACAACTGGTGGGCTACGACTTCCCCGGCAATGTGCGTGAGCTGAAGAACCTGCTGGAGGTGGCCTGCGCCCATACGCCGCAAGGGCAGCCTATTCGTCTGGAGTCGCTGCCGCCGGAGTTGCGTGAGCGGGTGTGCGGCGAAACCGCCGCCGATAGCGATGCTTTCCACCACATTCAGGATCTGCGCATCGCCACCCAGCAGTATGAAGCCGCGGTGATTGCGGCGCGTCTGCGCCAGTTTCAGGGCAACCGGCTGCTGGTGGCGGAGAGCCTGAATATTCCCAAACGAACCCTGGATCACAAGTGCCAGAAACTGGAGGTGAATTGA